In Rhododendron vialii isolate Sample 1 chromosome 9a, ASM3025357v1, the following are encoded in one genomic region:
- the LOC131300489 gene encoding protein TRANSPARENT TESTA GLABRA 1 has product MENSTQESHLRSENSVTYESPYPLYATAVSSSTRSPHHHRIAVGSFVEEYNNRVDILSFDEETLSLKSNPNLSFEHPYPPTKLMFHPNPSASASARKSSDLLASSGDYLRLWEIRDNNSIEPLSVLNNAKTSEFCAPLTSFDWNEVEVRRIGTSSIDTTCTIWDIEKGVVETQLIAHDKEVYDIAWGEAGVFASVSADGSVRIFDLRDKEHSTIIYESPTPDTPLLRLAWNKQDLRYMATILMDCNKVVILDIRSPTMPVAELERHRASVNAIAWAPQSARHICSAGDDAQALIWELPTVAGRNEIDPMSMYSAGSEINQLQWSATLPDWIAIAFANKMQLLKV; this is encoded by the exons ATGGAGAATTCGACCCAAGAATCGCACCTAAGATCCGAAAACTCCGTCACATACGAGTCCCCCTACCCTCTCTACGCCACCGCCGTCTCCTCTTCCACCCGATCTCCACACCACCACCGCATCGCCGTCGGCAGCTTCGTTGAAGAATACAACAACCGCGTCGACATCCTCTCCTTCGACGAAGAGACCCTATCCCTCAAATCCAACCCTAACCTCTCCTTCGAACACCCTTACCCTCCCACCAAGCTCATGTTCCATCCCAACCCTtccgcctccgcctccgccCGAAAATCCTCCGACCTCCTCGCATCCTCCGGAGACTACCTCCGCCTCTGGGAAATCCGCGACAACAACTCGATTGAACCCCTCTCCGTCCTTAATAACGCCAAGACCAGCGAGTTCTGTGCCCCGTTAACTTCCTTCGACTGGAACGAGGTTGAGGTGAGGAGAATTGGAACGTCCAGCATAGATACGACGTGCACCATTTGGGATATCGAGAAAGGGGTTGTTGAAACCCAGTTGATTGCGCACGATAAGGAGGTGTACGATATCGCTTGGGGCGAAGCAG GGGTTTTCGCGTCAGTATCAGCCGACGGATCTGTGAGGATTTTCGACTTGCGTGACAAAGAGCACTCCACGATTATCTACGAAAGTCCAACACCAGACACTCCTTTACTTCGATTGGCTTGGAACAAGCAGGATTTGAGGTACATGGCGACGATATTGATGGACTGTAATAAGGTTGTGATATTGGATATTCGCTCACCCACAATGCCAGTGGCCGAGCTTGAGAGGCACAGGGCGAGTGTCAATGCGATTGCTTGGGCTCCACAGAGTGCCCGACATATCTGTTCTGCTGGGGACGATGCACAGGCACTCATTTGGGAGTTGCCGACAGTGGCAGGTCGCAATGAGATTGATCCCATGTCGATGTACTCTGCTGGGTCTGAGATTAACCAGCTCCAGTGGTCCGCCACTCTGCCTGATTGGATTGCTATCGCCTTTGCTAACAAAATGCAGCTTCTAAAAGTCTGA
- the LOC131300490 gene encoding DExH-box ATP-dependent RNA helicase DExH6: protein MMAKPPTASSSSAKKKRQKKGKGGKPEKIPEASRIRISQILAQFRASDDVVYSFEANLSNPERAAVHLLCLKMGMKSKSTGLGNQRRVTVYKTKGKADTGQGKENLTPFAFSKEAKEVLQDLFTQYPPDDRDLGEEIGGKHSETAKRVRENTDDFFCKPSMDKAEIAKRLKSLASRVENSPDLRQISEKRAKLPIASFKDVITSTVESNQVVLISGETGCGKTTQVPQFLWDDMWGKGESCKIVCTQPRRISATSVAERISCERGENIGDSVGYKIRLETKGGRHSSVIFCTNGVLLRVLVSKGTGRLKAASPKVPEKDAVSDITHIIVDEIHERDRYSDFLLAILRDMLPSYPRLRLVLMSATLDAERFSQYFGGSPIIRVPGFTYPVQSFYLEDVLTLVKGAKKNHLNCTSEAATAEQFELTEEYRMALDEAINLAWSNDEFETLLDFLSSEANPKLLNYQHSSSGITPLMVFAGKGRVGDVCMLLSFGADCHLRASDGSTALDLAERENQGETAAFIKTHMGKAPSNSGEEQELLDKYLSTVNPEHVDVVLIEQLLRKICIDSTDGAILVFLPGWEDMNKTRERLSASSFFSDSSKYVIISLHSMVPPVEQRKVFRKPPPGCRKIVLSTNIAESSITIDDVVYVIDSGRMKEKSYDPYQNVSTLQSSWVSKASAKQREGRAGRCQPGICYHLYSKLRAASLPDFQVPEIRRIPIEELCLQAKLLNPSIKIEDFLCKTLDPPVFETIRNAIIVLQDIGALSVDETLTDLGKKLGCLPVHPVTSKMIFFAILLNCLDPALTLACASDYRDPFTIPMFPNEKKKAAAARSELASLFGGNSDQLAVVAAFECWRNAKSKGQESRFCSEYFVSSSTMYMLFGMRKQLQAELQRQGFLPKDLSSCNINSRDPGILYAVLVSGLYPMVGRLLPPRQNGQRPVVETAAGDKVRLHPKSSNFKVSSKKSSDRPLIIYDEITRGDGGLHIFNSTVIGPLPLLLLATEIVVAPVNDIDEDAGESDFEDDEEDESDEDKTEVHNKSGAQRGDKIMSSPDNAVKVVVDRWLSFKSTALDVAQVYCLRERISAAILYKVTYPWKVPPQLLGASMHATAQILSRDGLSGISLKAERVDPLNSMSNATAIDQSTPGRWKTLGQSSNGYLRSLIYSQTHQDSPNHQKSVQVASGFVNPNQRSAPTIAPRLRKLKNGNWSR, encoded by the exons ATGATGGCAAAACCTCCGACGGCGTCCTCATCTTCAGCgaagaagaaaagacaaaagaaagggaaaggagGAAAACCAGAAAAAATCCCTGAAGCTTCTCGGATTCGAATATCCCAAATCCTCGCACAGTTCCGTGCATCAGACGATGTTG TGTACTCTTTCGAAGCCAACCTTTCAAATCCGGAACGTGCTGCGGTGCACCTTTTATGCCTGAAAATGGGTATGAAGTCTAAAAGTACGGG GCTTGGGAATCAGCGGAGAGTTACTGTTTACAAAACTAAAGGGAAAGCAGACACAGGCCAGGGGAAGGAAAATCTCACTCCTTTCGCATTTTCAAAAGAGGCAAAAGAGGTTTTACAGGACTTATTTACTCAATACCCTCCGGATGATCGAGATTTGGGCGAGGAAATTGGGGGGAAACATAGTGAAACAGCCAAAAGAGTACGAGAAAACACAGATGACTTTTTTTGCAAACCATCAATGGACAAAGCCGAAATTGCAAAAAGGCTGAAATCGCTTGCTTCAAGGGTAGAAAACTCCCCAGACTTGAGACAG ATTAGTGAAAAGAGGGCTAAGCTTCCAATTGCGTCTTTCAAAGATGTGATTACATCAACTGTAGAATCAAATCAG GTAGTACTTATATCTGGTGAGACTGGATGCGGAAAAACCACACAG GTTCCACAGTTTCTCTGGGATGATATGTGGGGAAAAGGCGAGTCTTGTAAAATTGTCTGCACGCAACCACGACGGATCTCAGCAACATCAG TTGCTGAGAGAATCTCCTGTGAAAGAGGCGAAAACATTGGAGATAGTGTGGGATACAAG ATTCGTTTGGAGACAAAAGGTGGGAGGCACTCATCTGTAATCTTTTGCACTAATGGGGTTCTGTTGAGGGTGCTGGTTTCTAAAGGCACTGGAAGGTTGAAAGCTGCATCTCCAAAAGTACCAGAAAAGGATGCTGTTTCTGACATAACTCACATTATTGTG GATGAAATTCATGAAAGGGACCGCTACTCAGATTTCTTGTTAGCAATTCTCAG AGACATGCTTCCTTCATATCCTCGGCTGCGTCTG GTATTAATGAGTGCTACACTTGACGCTGAACGGTTTTCACAATATTTTGGTGGCTCCCCAATCATCCGAGTCCCTGGATTCACTTATCCT GTCCAATCTTTCTACTTGGAGGATGTTCTTACGCTTGTGAAAggggcaaaaaaaaatcatctcaattgtACTTCAGAAGCTGCCACAGCTGAGCAGTTTGAGTTAACAGAGGAATACAGAATGGCTCTTGATGAGGCTATTAATTTAGCATGGTCAAATGATGAGTTTGAAACCCTCCTAGATTTTCTTTCTTCCGAGGCAAACCCTAAACTTCTTAATTACCAGCATTCCTCAAGTGGGATAACGCCTTTAATGGTGTTTGCGGGAAAGGGCAGAGTGGGAGATGTTTGCATGCTCCTGTCTTTTGGTGCAGACTGCCATTTAAGAGCGAGTGATGGATCTACTGCCCTAGATTTGGCTGAAAGGGAGAATCAGGGAGAGACAGCTGCTTTTATTAAAACCCACATGGGAAAAGCACCCTCCAACTCTGGCGAAGAACAAGAATTACTGGATAAATATCTATCCACTGTCAATCCTGAGCATGTTGATGTTGTCCTTATAGAGCAGTTATTGAGGAAGATTTGTATCGATTCAACGGATGGTGCTATCCTTGTTTTCCTTCCTGGGTGGGAGGACATGAATAAAACGAGGGAGAGATTAAGTGCTAGTTCCTTTTTCAGCGACTCTTCCAAGTATGTGATCATATCTCTTCACTCCATGGTCCCACCTGTAGAGCAAAGGAAGGTTTTCAGAAAGCCTCCTCCGGGATGCCGAAAAATTGTTCTTTCAACTAACATTGCTGAGAGTTCTATCACTATCGATGATGTTGTTTATGTTATAGACAGTGGGCGgatgaaagaaaaaagttacgATCCTTACCAAAATGTATCTACTCTTCAGTCGTCTTGGGTTTCAAAAGCAAGTGCAAAGCAACGTGAGGGACGTGCTGGACGCTGCCAGCCTGGAATCTGTTATCACCTTTATTCGAAACTTCGAGCTGCTTCGTTGCCTGATTTCCAAGTACCTGAAATTAGGAGGATCCCAATTGAGGAACTTTGTTTGCAG GCGAAGCTCCTCAATCCAAGTATCAAAATAGAGGATTTTCTGTGCAAAACATTGGACCCTCCAGTTTTTGAAACTATACGTAATGCAATTATAGTACTTCAAGATATAGGGGCCTTGTCAGTTGATGAAACACTGACCGACCTTGGGAAGAAGCTTGGTTGTCTACCGGTTCATCCAGTAACTAGCAAGATGATTTTCTTTGCCATATTATTGAACTGCCTTGATCCAGCCTTAACTTTGGCCTGTGCCTCCGACTATAGAGACCCATTCACCATTCCCATGTtcccaaatgaaaaaaagaaagctgcAGCTGCTAGATCTGAGCTGGCTTCATTGTTTGGTGGAAATAGCGACCAACTAGCAGTAGTAGCTGCATTTGAGTGCTGGAGGAATGCCAAGAGTAAAGGCCAAGAATCACGGTTTTGCTCCGAGTACTTTGTGTCCTCAAGCACTATGTACATGCTGTTTGGAATGCGTAAACAACTTCAAGCTGAATTACAACGCCAAGGGTTCCTTCCCAAAGATTTATCAAGTTGTAACATAAATTCACGCGATCCAGGTATACTCTACGCAGTTCTCGTTTCTGGTCTCTATCCAATGGTGGGGAGATTGCTTCCACCTCGGCAAAATGGTCAACGGCCTGTTGTAGAGACTGCTGCTGGTGACAAAGTACGGTTGCATCCTAAATCCTCTAACTTCAAAGTATCAAGTAAGAAATCTAGTGATCGccctttgattatatatgaCGAGATAACACGTGGGGATGGAGGTTTACACATTTTTAACTCCACTGTTATTGGACCACTCCCGCTGTTATTGTTGGCAACTGAGATTGTAGTGGCTCCTGTTAATGATATCGATGAAGATGCCGGTGAGAGTGATTTcgaagatgatgaagaagatgaaagcGATGAAGATAAAACGGAAGTGCATAATAAATCAGGTGCACAACGTGGAGATAAGATTATGTCTTCTCCTGATAATGCAGTAAAGGTGGTTGTTGACCGGTGGCTTTCTTTCAAGTCAACTGCCCTTGATGTTGCTCAAGTATACTGCCTCAGAGAAAGGATTTCTGCAGCGATCCTTTACAAA gttacATATCCGTGGAAAGTTCCTCCTCAACTTCTTGGAGCCTCTATGCATGCGACAGCCCAGATCCTATCTCGTGACGGCCTGTCAGGGATCTCATTGAAAGCAGAACGTGTGGACCCACTGAATTCAATGTCGAATGCTACTGCAATTGACCAATCAACACCTGGGAGGTGGAAAACGTTGGGTCAGAGTTCAAATGGTTATCTTAGATCTCTTATTTACAGCCAAACACACCAGGACTCCCCTAATCATCAGAAATCTGTGCAAGTTGCTTCAGGATTCGTAAATCCAAATCAGAGGTCTGCACCGACAATTGCTCCTAGGTTACGTAAGCTGAAGAATGGTAATTGGTCTCGATAA
- the LOC131300492 gene encoding caffeic acid 3-O-methyltransferase 1, with translation MGSGSENQKSPVETEEEEAFLFAMQLASASVLPMVLKSAVELDLLETMAKAGPGAFLSPTELAAQLPTQNPDAAVMLDRILRLLTSYSVLNCTLKSLPDGGVERLYALAPVCKYLTRNDDGVSMAPLLLMNQDKVLMESWYYLKDAVLDGGIPFNKAYGMTAFDYHGTDPRFNKVFNQGMSNHSTITMKKILETYQGFEGLTSLVDVGGGTGATLQMILSKHPTIKGINFDLPHVIGDAPAYPGLEHVGGDMFVSVPEGDAIFMKWICHDWSDEHCAKFLKNCYDALPNNGKVIVTECILPVAPDTSLASKNVIHIDVIMLAHNPGGKERTEKEFEALAKGAGFEGFRVMCCAFNTYVMEFLKKI, from the exons ATGGGTTCAGGAAGCGAAAACCAGAAAAGTCCAGTAGAAACGGAGGAGGAAGAAGCATTCTTATTCGCTATGCAACTAGCCAGCGCCTCAGTCCTACCCATGGTGCTGAAATCAGCCGTAGAGCTCGACCTCCTCGAGACCATGGCTAAGGCCGGCCCCGGCGCCTTTCTCTCCCCTACCGAGCTCGCCGCCCAGCTCCCCACACAGAACCCTGACGCAGCCGTGATGCTCGACCGGATTTTGCGGCTACTGACCAGCTACTCTGTTCTTAACTGTACCTTGAAAAGCCTCCCCGACGGCGGCGTGGAGAGGTTGTATGCTCTGGCACCGGTGTGCAAGTATTTGACTAGGAATGATGATGGTGTGTCCATGGCACCTCTTTTGCTTATGAACCAAGATAAGGTCCTTATGGAGAGCTG GTACTATTTGAAAGACGCAGTTCTTGATGGAGGAATCCCCTTCAACAAGGCCTATGGAATGACTGCATTTGATTACCATGGTACGGACCCAAGATTCAACAAGGTCTTCAACCAGGGCATGTCCAatcactccaccatcaccatgAAGAAAATCCTTGAGACTTACCAAGGCTTTGAGGGCCTCACTTCGTTGGTCGATGTCGGCGGCGGTACCGGGGCCACTCTTCAAATGATTCTCTCCAAGCATCCCACCATCAAAGGCATCAATTTTGATTTGCCACATGTTATCGGAGATGCTCCAGCTTATCCTG GATTGGAGCACGTTGGAGGTGATATGTTTGTGAGTGTGCCAGAAGGAGATGCCATTTTCATGAAG TGGATATGCCATGACTGGAGCGATGAACACTGcgcaaaatttttgaaaaattgctACGATGCATTACCAAACAATGGGAAGGTGATTGTCACCGAATGCATTCTCCCTGTGGCCCCGGACACTAGCCTTGCCTCTAAGAACGTCATTCACATCGATGTTATCATGCTAGCTCACAACCCAGGTGGTAAAGAAAGAACCGAGAAGGAGTTTGAGGCCTTGGCCAAAGGCGCTGGATTTGAAGGTTTCCGTGTCATGTGTTGCGCTTTCAATACCTATGTCATGGAATTCCTCAAGAAGATTTGA
- the LOC131299910 gene encoding RPM1 interacting protein 13-like → MGRKELKGVIDLCSPERLEGEVVVDLAGTPVRGVFCLKRKKANMREIEDREDCFILGFDPNDDSLDLPHIKVSKDLHNPNSPDLSVLAEKGQVQNLLIFQLGISWSSIDTSFLFVHHVACRDYPHPRHLCVKNCFEKTPHENHCEMCFCFVCDTAAPCKKWSGSNGHCHAINNEAWKSQRKKTRRRKE, encoded by the exons aTGGGAAGGAAGGAGTTGAAGGGGGTGATCGATTTATGTTCGCCGGAGCGATTAGAGGGAGAGGTGGTGGTTGATCTTGCGGGTACCCCAGTAAGAGgagtattttgtttgaaaaggaAGAAGGCGAACATGAGAGAGATTGAAGATAGAGAAGATTGCTTCATTCTCGGTTTCGACCCTAATGACGACTCCCTCGACCTTCCCCATATCAAAGTGTCCAAGGATCTTCATAACCCTAATTCCCCTGACCTCTCCGTCCTCGCTGAAAAAGGCCAG GTCCAAAACCTCCTCATTTTCCAACTGGGTATCTCTTGGAGTAGTATTGATACTTCTTTTCTATTTGTTCATCAT GTGGCATGTAGAGATTACCCGCATCCAAGACATCTCTGCGTGAAGAATTGCTTTGAGAAGACCCCTCACGAAAATCACTGTGAAATG tgcttttgttttgtttgtgatACGGCTGCCCCTTGCAAAAAATGGTCCGGAAGTAATGGTCATTGCCATGCCATTAACAATGAAGCATGGAAGTCTCAGAGGAAGAAGACGCGACGACGGAAAGAATGA